The following are encoded in a window of Gammaproteobacteria bacterium genomic DNA:
- a CDS encoding metal-dependent hydrolase, whose translation MTLGTHAAFASVLYLGGATLFGYKPDLIGGLLIVAASILPDIDHPPAKIGRLFWFASVPLERRFGHRTLTHSLVALGALALVAYPLALIQPHYWGCVVGGYWSHLWIDMVNLRGVDLFWPSPVRLVTPGNRNWRMAVGSKAEMILLAVLLSLTVALYPLSHWGFRDALQAVLKSFDISVEQYTRQIGTHWYDLELIASDNLTLERIACRCPVVGLWKDGLIVLYEGQPRAVGKSAAYHNLLPVSARLIEGEPLRVMAERINMTGRTLRGLINRIDPDRPYYLLGEVEIADGKTPALAGRLESLERYNPAIYQSGILALHYARAQELQPWLDRVAVRGEVVVQFWLKPGEAAVVLELGDELPVDPIPKELRAFL comes from the coding sequence TTGACCCTCGGCACCCACGCTGCTTTTGCCTCGGTGCTCTATCTGGGCGGCGCGACGCTGTTCGGGTACAAGCCCGACCTGATCGGCGGGTTGCTGATCGTGGCCGCCAGCATCCTGCCCGACATCGACCATCCCCCCGCCAAGATCGGGCGGCTGTTCTGGTTCGCCTCGGTGCCGCTGGAGCGCCGCTTTGGCCATCGCACCCTGACCCATTCCCTGGTCGCCCTCGGGGCGCTGGCCCTCGTAGCCTATCCGCTGGCGCTGATCCAGCCGCATTACTGGGGTTGCGTGGTGGGCGGCTACTGGTCGCATTTGTGGATTGATATGGTGAATCTCCGGGGCGTCGATTTGTTTTGGCCCTCGCCGGTGCGGCTGGTGACGCCCGGCAACCGCAACTGGCGCATGGCGGTCGGCAGCAAAGCGGAGATGATTCTGCTGGCGGTGCTGCTGAGCCTGACCGTCGCCTTGTATCCGCTCAGTCACTGGGGCTTCCGGGATGCCCTGCAAGCGGTGCTCAAGAGCTTCGACATTTCGGTCGAGCAGTACACGCGCCAGATCGGGACGCATTGGTACGACCTGGAGTTGATCGCGTCGGACAACCTGACCCTGGAACGGATCGCCTGCCGTTGCCCGGTTGTTGGTCTGTGGAAAGATGGCTTGATTGTGCTGTACGAAGGTCAGCCGCGCGCGGTGGGCAAGAGTGCGGCGTATCACAACCTGCTGCCGGTCTCCGCCCGGTTGATCGAGGGTGAACCGCTGCGGGTGATGGCCGAACGAATCAACATGACCGGACGGACGCTGCGCGGACTGATCAACCGCATTGATCCCGACCGCCCCTACTATCTGTTGGGGGAGGTGGAGATTGCCGACGGCAAGACGCCCGCCCTAGCCGGACGGCTGGAGAGCCTGGAGCGCTACAACCCGGCGATTTACCAGAGCGGCATCCTCGCCCTGCACTACGCCCGCGCTCAGGAACTACAGCCGTGGCTGGATCGGGTAGCGGTGCGAGGTGAGGTGGTCGTGCAGTTCTGGCTCAAGCCGGGCGAGGCGGCAGTGGTGTTGGAGTTGGGAGATGAGCTGCCGGTTGATCCGATTCCGAAGGAGTTGCGGGCGTTTTTGTAG
- a CDS encoding BrnA antitoxin family protein produces MPTNAKLKTTLRPFSPECIAAALEAAPDEGGEEDQVDWSRAIVTPGGGVEATLAALRRARGPGRKPRKRALTVRYSPEVVAYFKATGQGWQTRMDEALKEWIAQHSG; encoded by the coding sequence ATGCCAACAAACGCCAAACTCAAAACTACTTTGCGACCGTTCAGCCCTGAGTGCATCGCGGCGGCGCTGGAAGCCGCGCCCGATGAGGGGGGCGAGGAAGATCAGGTCGATTGGAGCCGCGCCATCGTCACACCGGGCGGGGGCGTCGAGGCCACGCTGGCCGCCTTGCGCCGGGCGCGCGGGCCAGGCCGCAAGCCGCGCAAGCGGGCGTTGACCGTGCGCTACTCGCCCGAAGTGGTGGCGTACTTCAAGGCCACGGGCCAAGGCTGGCAGACGCGAATGGATGAGGCGCTCAAGGAATGGATCGCGCAACACTCCGGTTAA
- a CDS encoding BrnT family toxin, producing the protein MITWDEPKRLENLRKHGIDLAMLDEVFDAPMNTVEDDRDAYGEQRLQSLAFWRGRVVFLVWTERPTAAHLISCRYANKRQTQNYFATVQP; encoded by the coding sequence ATGATCACCTGGGATGAACCCAAGCGTTTAGAAAACCTGCGCAAGCATGGCATTGACTTAGCGATGCTTGATGAGGTTTTCGACGCTCCGATGAATACTGTGGAAGACGACCGCGACGCCTACGGCGAACAACGGCTACAAAGCCTCGCGTTCTGGCGCGGGCGCGTCGTCTTTCTGGTCTGGACCGAGCGGCCCACCGCCGCCCATCTGATTTCATGCCGCTATGCCAACAAACGCCAAACTCAAAACTACTTTGCGACCGTTCAGCCCTGA
- a CDS encoding ATP-binding protein yields the protein MKAITGLIGREALVDKALKEIKKGRHLLLTGAVGVGKSAVLETLLERLERRRAERMPVDAEADDWPHDAETGDAQNQHGHERTRRTQTVIHIADHQPKAQFVDIARKLLAVGLLDSGALELPEEYRYLPPELIEWSRIRRQVNRLSMRDLTAAIIPALHDHHGKVLIAVDDFTSLTPTLVAFWLAVFEVAQVIGCARQKKANVSKLWWKMTEIPIPPLTPDATREIVQAYIARQGMLIESPGLFVGHIVKQSGGNPQAIADMLDDSAKERLVDKRKIRDMRHAAGVRYVDFTPVMIIALASVVGARYLAIGTGDTELYIFAGMLAAVVISVRVFLFKGAGKAN from the coding sequence ATGAAAGCCATCACCGGGCTGATTGGGCGTGAAGCCCTCGTCGACAAGGCGCTCAAGGAGATCAAGAAAGGCCGTCATCTCCTCCTGACCGGTGCGGTCGGCGTGGGCAAATCCGCTGTCCTGGAAACGCTCCTGGAACGCCTGGAGCGGCGGCGGGCTGAGCGGATGCCGGTTGATGCCGAAGCCGATGACTGGCCCCACGATGCCGAAACCGGCGACGCGCAAAATCAGCACGGTCATGAGCGGACGCGGCGCACCCAGACCGTGATCCATATCGCCGACCATCAACCCAAGGCGCAGTTTGTCGACATCGCCCGCAAGCTGCTGGCGGTTGGCCTGCTCGATTCGGGGGCGCTGGAGTTGCCCGAAGAATACCGCTACCTGCCGCCCGAACTGATTGAGTGGTCGCGCATCCGCCGCCAGGTGAATCGCTTGAGTATGCGGGATTTGACGGCGGCGATTATCCCCGCCCTGCATGATCATCACGGCAAGGTTCTCATCGCCGTGGACGATTTCACCAGCCTGACGCCCACCCTGGTCGCGTTCTGGCTGGCGGTGTTCGAGGTTGCCCAAGTCATCGGCTGCGCCCGCCAGAAGAAAGCCAACGTGTCCAAGCTCTGGTGGAAGATGACCGAGATTCCGATTCCGCCGCTCACGCCGGACGCCACGCGGGAAATTGTCCAGGCATACATCGCCCGGCAAGGGATGCTCATCGAATCGCCCGGCCTGTTCGTAGGACATATCGTCAAGCAATCCGGCGGCAACCCGCAAGCCATCGCCGATATGCTGGACGACTCGGCCAAGGAACGGCTGGTGGACAAGCGCAAGATCCGCGACATGCGCCATGCGGCGGGGGTGCGCTATGTGGATTTTACACCGGTCATGATCATTGCCCTGGCCTCGGTGGTCGGGGCGCGTTACCTGGCCATCGGCACCGGCGATACCGAGTTGTACATCTTCGCCGGGATGCTGGCGGCGGTGGTGATCTCGGTTCGAGTGTTTCTGTTCAAAGGCGCGGGGAAGGCGAATTGA
- the tnpA gene encoding IS200/IS605 family transposase — protein sequence MSRFRKLSHTIWHCQYHIVWVPKYRYRVLTGHIAEEVSRCIHAFSDYQKVEIVELNIQVDHVHLLVMIPPKLSISNFVGTLKGRTAIRVFNRFCELKRRPYWGNHFWARGYCVDTIGLDVEKIRKYVRYQERKERDAEQRGFDF from the coding sequence ATGAGTCGATTCAGAAAGTTATCACATACGATCTGGCACTGCCAGTATCATATTGTTTGGGTTCCGAAATACCGGTATCGAGTCCTCACAGGGCACATTGCAGAAGAGGTATCGCGATGTATTCACGCCTTTTCGGACTATCAAAAAGTGGAAATTGTTGAATTAAATATCCAGGTGGATCATGTTCATCTGTTGGTGATGATTCCGCCGAAGTTGTCGATTTCTAACTTTGTGGGAACGCTGAAGGGGCGGACGGCCATTCGGGTCTTCAATCGGTTTTGCGAACTGAAAAGGAGACCCTATTGGGGCAACCACTTTTGGGCGCGCGGCTACTGTGTGGATACGATAGGACTGGATGTCGAGAAGATTCGCAAGTATGTGCGGTATCAAGAGCGTAAGGAAAGAGACGCCGAACAGCGCGGTTTCGATTTCTAA
- a CDS encoding helix-turn-helix domain-containing protein: MCRSCGRRVSLTYGTAYFDLEADPAVFELAMRALAEGNSIQGTARIVQIDKDTVCAWLTRAAQQCRLVVLSHWRELTVTECQLDELWSFVHTKDQNLPMAQQWCETDGDAWVWVAFAPEWRLVVGFVVGQRTQAQANLLLERVVYVTDDHVPFFTSDQWPGYPSALLHAYGEWYQPERQGTRGRYPAPRCRPPPNLLYAQVVKRREKGRVVEVTRKRVWGSADELQARLAASATSTTINTSFVERDNLAWREHNRRLARKTTAFSKQRSWMEKQVWLSLAYYHFCLPHLSLREELPTPEPTRGNGSPRKWRPVTPAMAAGMTDHIWTTAELLGFRVPAPFLNTLETIKHLFPALDDAHHVN, encoded by the coding sequence TTGTGTCGTTCGTGCGGGAGGAGAGTGTCCTTGACGTACGGAACTGCGTATTTTGACCTCGAGGCCGACCCCGCCGTTTTCGAACTGGCGATGCGGGCGTTGGCGGAGGGAAATTCCATCCAGGGTACGGCACGAATCGTCCAGATCGACAAGGATACGGTTTGTGCGTGGTTGACTCGGGCCGCCCAGCAATGTCGTTTGGTGGTTTTGTCCCATTGGCGCGAGCTGACGGTGACCGAGTGTCAACTGGATGAATTGTGGAGCTTTGTCCATACCAAGGACCAGAATCTGCCGATGGCGCAGCAATGGTGCGAGACGGATGGCGATGCTTGGGTGTGGGTCGCCTTTGCGCCCGAATGGCGCCTGGTGGTAGGGTTTGTCGTGGGCCAGCGCACGCAGGCTCAGGCGAACCTGCTCCTGGAGCGCGTGGTGTATGTGACCGACGATCACGTCCCCTTCTTTACTAGCGACCAATGGCCGGGCTATCCCAGCGCCTTGCTCCATGCCTATGGGGAATGGTATCAGCCCGAGCGCCAAGGGACGCGAGGACGATATCCGGCCCCACGGTGCCGCCCACCGCCGAATTTGCTGTATGCTCAAGTGGTTAAGCGACGTGAAAAAGGACGGGTGGTCGAGGTGACCCGTAAGAGGGTCTGGGGAAGCGCGGACGAGCTTCAGGCGCGATTGGCCGCATCCGCCACCAGCACGACGATCAACACGAGCTTTGTGGAGCGGGATAACCTGGCCTGGCGCGAACACAATCGGCGGTTGGCTCGCAAGACGACCGCGTTTTCCAAGCAACGGTCGTGGATGGAAAAGCAGGTGTGGCTGTCGTTGGCTTACTACCATTTCTGCTTGCCCCACCTGAGCCTGCGTGAGGAATTGCCCACCCCGGAACCGACCCGAGGCAACGGATCGCCCCGTAAATGGCGGCCTGTCACGCCGGCCATGGCGGCGGGGATGACCGATCATATCTGGACCACGGCGGAGTTGCTGGGCTTTCGGGTACCCGCACCGTTTCTGAATACCTTGGAAACCATCAAACACTTGTTCCCCGCACTCGACGATGCTCATCACGTAAACTGA
- a CDS encoding IS6 family transposase, which translates to MIDFRGHRFERDIILTSVRWYLAYPLSYRNLEEMLAERGVDVDHSSVYRWVQKFTPQLEAAFRKGQKRPVGTSWRMDETYIKVKGQWKYLYRAVDRDGQTIDFLFTAHRDKKAALRFLKKAIRQHGLPDKVTIDKSGANTAALDALQEETGAAIEIRQNKYLNNLVEQDHRAVKRIVRPMLGFKGFHSARTTLRGIELLHMIKKGQMIMAEGTNLSAAGQFYSLAA; encoded by the coding sequence ATGATCGATTTTAGAGGCCACCGCTTTGAACGAGACATCATCCTAACGAGTGTCCGTTGGTACCTCGCCTATCCGTTGAGCTATCGGAACCTGGAAGAGATGCTGGCGGAGCGGGGTGTCGACGTGGATCATTCCAGCGTCTACCGCTGGGTCCAGAAGTTTACGCCGCAGTTGGAAGCGGCTTTCCGCAAAGGACAAAAGCGCCCGGTGGGCACAAGTTGGCGGATGGATGAGACCTACATTAAGGTCAAAGGCCAGTGGAAGTACCTCTACCGCGCGGTTGATCGAGACGGCCAGACGATCGACTTCCTGTTCACGGCGCATCGCGATAAGAAAGCCGCCCTGCGCTTTCTCAAAAAGGCGATACGGCAGCACGGTCTTCCGGACAAAGTCACGATCGATAAGAGTGGCGCTAACACCGCTGCCCTGGATGCACTCCAGGAGGAGACGGGCGCCGCCATTGAGATTCGCCAAAACAAGTACTTAAATAATTTAGTGGAACAAGATCATCGCGCCGTTAAACGGATCGTCCGCCCCATGCTGGGGTTCAAAGGCTTTCATTCTGCTCGGACCACCCTGCGGGGCATCGAACTCCTGCACATGATCAAGAAGGGCCAAATGATCATGGCCGAAGGGACGAATCTCTCCGCCGCAGGACAATTTTATTCACTGGCTGCCTAA
- a CDS encoding replication protein, with amino-acid sequence MPKIQRSYPLATMPTVIDALDQERDTWISQAEFIKPNRRVVYLLRLNLCFVDLDTYKTPWAGTPPESLSQRVQGYCLDEDIPSPSLILYSGRGLQVKWLLERPLPRAALPRWNAVQKQLIVFLEPFGADSGARDASRLLRLVDTVNTRSGERVRVLWVNEQAGEVKHYNFEYLAETVLPLGREAVKERKEDRRTHLVVIPGTKTGNLRAFSGRQLAWDRLEDLRTLAKLRGWTEHGIPHGYRSKYIHWCLNFLLLSGAVHSSQLFQEAQALVREVCPDFNKEIRSILSTLYRKAQAYEAGEKVEFGGRKYPPLYTPKNSTLQELFDITDVETPHLKTIISPAEAAERDAGRKREQRQRSGAMDRATYLETAEQRRVEARLRRARGESLRQIATALGVSHEAVRKMLKV; translated from the coding sequence TTGCCCAAGATTCAGCGCTCCTATCCCCTGGCCACCATGCCCACGGTCATTGACGCCCTGGACCAAGAGCGCGATACCTGGATTTCCCAAGCCGAGTTCATCAAACCCAATCGCCGGGTAGTTTATCTGCTACGGCTCAATCTCTGTTTTGTCGATTTAGATACCTATAAAACCCCCTGGGCGGGCACTCCGCCTGAATCACTCTCTCAGCGCGTTCAAGGCTACTGCCTGGATGAAGATATTCCTTCGCCCTCACTCATCCTCTACAGCGGGCGTGGCCTGCAAGTAAAGTGGCTCCTGGAGCGACCCTTACCACGAGCGGCGCTACCGCGCTGGAATGCGGTACAAAAGCAATTGATAGTGTTCCTCGAACCCTTCGGGGCCGATTCAGGGGCACGGGATGCCTCCCGCCTCTTGAGGCTGGTAGACACTGTCAATACCCGCTCTGGGGAGCGCGTGCGCGTGCTCTGGGTCAATGAGCAGGCCGGGGAAGTCAAGCACTACAACTTCGAGTATCTCGCTGAAACGGTCTTGCCGCTTGGGCGGGAAGCCGTCAAGGAACGTAAAGAAGATCGCCGCACTCATTTAGTCGTCATTCCCGGCACCAAAACCGGCAACCTTCGTGCTTTCTCTGGGCGGCAATTGGCCTGGGACCGGCTGGAAGATTTACGAACCCTTGCCAAGCTCCGAGGCTGGACTGAGCACGGCATTCCCCACGGCTACCGGTCCAAATACATCCATTGGTGTTTGAACTTCCTTCTCCTTTCTGGCGCGGTACATTCCAGCCAACTGTTTCAGGAGGCCCAGGCGCTGGTAAGGGAAGTCTGCCCCGACTTCAATAAGGAAATCCGTTCCATCCTCTCGACCCTCTACCGCAAGGCGCAAGCCTACGAAGCAGGAGAAAAGGTTGAGTTTGGTGGTCGGAAATACCCGCCGCTCTATACCCCCAAAAACAGCACGCTCCAGGAGCTGTTCGATATTACCGATGTAGAAACCCCACACCTGAAGACCATCATCTCGCCAGCGGAAGCAGCGGAACGGGATGCAGGCCGAAAACGAGAACAGCGCCAGCGTTCAGGGGCTATGGATCGAGCCACCTATCTGGAAACAGCAGAGCAGCGACGGGTTGAAGCCCGGCTTAGACGGGCAAGAGGAGAATCCCTACGGCAGATTGCTACAGCTTTAGGTGTAAGCCATGAAGCCGTCCGCAAAATGCTCAAGGTGTAG
- a CDS encoding MOSC N-terminal beta barrel domain-containing protein → MNILEIWRYPVKTLAGEKLSRVCLGPLGLEGDRLVHVEDVNGRVMTSRSHPRFLGHQGTYDSRGVIRVGGQLWGSPEVAAMVVDIAGLGAKLVRGEGPERFDVLPLLIATDGAIAAFGYDARRLRPNLIIGGVEGLTESEWPGARLHIGPVIIGVQKRRLRCIMTSYDPDTQVQDKEITRSIYRRFEGQLALDCFVIEGGEIAVGDAVQLVRESA, encoded by the coding sequence TTGAACATCCTGGAAATCTGGCGGTATCCGGTCAAGACCTTGGCTGGTGAGAAGTTGTCCCGCGTGTGTCTTGGGCCGCTGGGTCTTGAAGGTGACCGTCTTGTGCATGTTGAAGATGTGAATGGGCGGGTGATGACTTCCCGTTCGCATCCGCGCTTTCTGGGCCATCAAGGAACGTATGATTCGCGGGGTGTTATTCGCGTGGGGGGGCAACTGTGGGGGAGTCCAGAGGTCGCTGCGATGGTCGTGGATATTGCGGGGCTAGGTGCAAAGCTGGTGCGTGGTGAAGGTCCTGAGCGGTTTGATGTCTTACCTTTGCTCATTGCGACGGATGGCGCGATTGCCGCCTTTGGCTATGACGCGCGTCGTCTCCGGCCTAACTTGATCATTGGCGGTGTTGAAGGGTTGACTGAAAGTGAGTGGCCGGGCGCGCGCCTGCATATTGGCCCGGTCATTATTGGCGTTCAGAAGCGGCGGCTCCGCTGCATCATGACCTCTTATGATCCTGATACTCAGGTTCAGGATAAGGAAATTACGCGGAGTATCTACCGGCGCTTTGAAGGTCAACTGGCACTTGATTGCTTTGTCATTGAGGGCGGTGAGATTGCTGTTGGCGATGCGGTACAGCTTGTGCGTGAATCGGCGTAG
- a CDS encoding exonuclease: MTELYISTDVETDGPIPGPHSLLSLGSAAYTADKQLIATFSANLETLPGATAHPKTAAWWATQPAAWDACRQNLEPPEVALQRYVQWLRALPGRPVFVAYPAGFDFLFVYWYLMRFVGESPFSHSALDMKSFAMALLKTDYCKSTKRHMPARWFDPLPHTHIALDDAIEQGALFCNMLHENRHGD, translated from the coding sequence ATGACTGAACTTTATATCAGCACGGATGTTGAAACCGATGGCCCGATTCCTGGGCCGCATTCCTTATTGAGCCTGGGTTCAGCCGCCTATACCGCTGATAAGCAGCTTATCGCTACGTTTAGCGCCAACCTGGAAACCCTCCCTGGGGCCACGGCGCATCCGAAAACAGCCGCTTGGTGGGCCACTCAGCCTGCGGCCTGGGATGCCTGTCGTCAGAATCTTGAACCGCCGGAGGTGGCTTTGCAGCGCTATGTCCAGTGGCTGCGCGCCTTGCCAGGGCGTCCGGTGTTTGTAGCCTATCCAGCCGGCTTTGATTTCCTCTTTGTTTATTGGTATCTCATGCGATTTGTGGGCGAAAGTCCCTTTAGTCACTCGGCATTGGATATGAAATCCTTTGCGATGGCGCTCTTGAAAACCGATTATTGCAAAAGTACGAAGCGCCACATGCCCGCGCGCTGGTTCGATCCTTTGCCTCATACGCATATTGCCTTAGACGATGCCATTGAGCAGGGCGCGCTGTTCTGCAACATGCTGCATGAAAATCGGCACGGTGATTGA
- a CDS encoding Fic family protein, whose translation MKTSSLKITPEMLRLIAEVDEFKGSWRAMVALAPERLAVLRRVATIESIGSSTRIEGAKLSDREVEALLGRLEQTAFESRDEQEVAGYAEVMDAIFENYAAIPLTENYVKQLHSLLLRHAVKDERHRGEYKKLPNHVEAFGPNGETLGVIFATASPFDTPMRMQELLVWTRESLEDGSLHPLVVIGLFIVEFLAIHPFQDGNGRLSRVLTTLLLLRSGYAYVPFSSLESLVEHSKDGYYLALRRTQGTLEHEFPDWEPWLLFFLRLLKQQKDRLAAKIAHEERLEGLHPDALAILEQVRATGRITTSQAEKLTGAPRPTVKVRLGELVKRGLLMRHGQGRGSWYGLAV comes from the coding sequence ATGAAGACTTCTTCCCTTAAAATTACCCCTGAAATGCTTCGGTTAATTGCCGAAGTTGATGAATTCAAAGGCTCTTGGCGGGCGATGGTGGCCTTGGCTCCTGAGCGGCTGGCGGTGCTTAGGCGGGTGGCCACGATAGAAAGTATTGGCTCTTCCACGCGCATTGAGGGCGCGAAACTCTCAGATCGAGAGGTGGAAGCGCTCCTGGGACGGCTGGAGCAGACGGCCTTTGAAAGTCGGGATGAACAAGAAGTGGCCGGTTATGCTGAAGTTATGGACGCTATTTTTGAGAACTATGCCGCGATTCCCCTGACGGAGAACTACGTCAAGCAGCTTCATTCCCTTCTTCTGCGCCATGCCGTAAAAGATGAGCGGCATCGAGGGGAATATAAGAAACTCCCCAACCATGTTGAAGCCTTTGGGCCAAACGGTGAAACCTTGGGGGTCATCTTTGCTACGGCCTCTCCCTTTGATACGCCTATGCGAATGCAGGAGCTATTGGTCTGGACGCGGGAAAGTCTGGAGGATGGTAGTCTTCATCCCCTGGTGGTGATTGGCCTTTTCATCGTGGAATTTTTGGCGATTCACCCTTTTCAAGATGGGAATGGGCGTCTGTCGCGGGTGTTGACGACCCTGCTCTTACTTCGCTCCGGCTATGCCTATGTGCCCTTTAGCTCCCTGGAAAGCCTGGTGGAACACAGTAAGGACGGGTATTACCTGGCACTCCGGCGAACTCAAGGAACCCTAGAGCATGAATTCCCCGACTGGGAACCGTGGTTGCTGTTCTTCCTGCGCTTGCTCAAGCAGCAAAAGGACCGGTTAGCCGCCAAGATTGCGCATGAAGAGCGCTTAGAGGGTTTACATCCCGATGCGCTAGCGATTCTGGAACAGGTTCGGGCAACTGGGCGCATTACCACGAGTCAAGCTGAAAAACTCACCGGTGCACCTCGACCTACGGTCAAGGTGCGACTGGGTGAACTGGTCAAACGGGGGTTACTGATGCGACATGGACAGGGTAGGGGATCGTGGTATGGGTTAGCAGTTTAG